TTGGAACATTTAGAAGAACTATGGGCTAAAGTTCTCTCTGAGGTAGAAAAAAAGACTTCTAAACCTAGTTTTGAAACTTGGTTAAAGTCAACCAAGCTACTTTCATATAAAGGAGAAACTGTAACGATAGCTGCTCCTAATTCCTTTGCAAGAGATTGGCTTGAAAATCATTATGTTCACCTAATTGCCGGAATACTAACTGAGTTAACAGGCAATGAACTACTTATTTCGTTTGTTGTACCTAAAAATCAAGGTTTGGATGATTTTGAAGTACCAAGTCCTAAAATTTCTTCAAGTAATGGAGATCAACCTGATTTTTCACCAGGAATGTTAAATTCCAAGTATACGTTCGATACATTTGTAATTGGCTCTGGAAACCGCTTTGCTCATGCTGCATCTTTAGCTGTGGCAGAGGCTCCTGCAAAAGCCTATAACCCTTTATTTGTATATGGAGGAGTTGGATTAGGTAAAACCCACTTAATGCATGCGATTGGTCATTATGTTCAAGAACACAATCCAAATGCAAAAGTGGTTTATTTATCTTCAGAAAAATTTACAAATGAGTTTATTAACTCCATCCGTGATAATAAAACAATTGAATTTCGCAATAAATATCGTAATATTGATGTCCTATTAATTGATGATATTCAATTCCTTGCAGGAAAAGAATCAACTCAGGAAGAATTTTTTCATACTTTTAATGCTTTACATGAAGAATCTAAGCAAATTGTCATTTCAAGTGATCGACCACCAAAAGAAATTCCTACACTTGAGGATCGTCTTCGTTCAAGATTTGAATGGGGTTTGATAACAGATATTGCACCACCTGATTTAGAAACTAGAACAGCAATTTTACGCAAAAAGGCAAGAGCGGATGGCTTAGATATATCGGACGAAGTAATGGCTTATATTGCAAATCAAATAGATTCGAATATTCGCGAATTAGAAGGTGCACTGATACGAGTAGTTGCCTATTCTTCTCTCGTAAATAAAGATATTAACCCTGACTTAGCCGCCGAAGCACTTAAAGACATTTTGCCAAACGCTCGTCCACGAATTATTACAATTCTAGATATTCAAAAGGTTGTAGGAGAGCATTTTCATATAAGACTAGAGGATTTCACTGCTAAAAAACGGACTAAATCTATTGCATTTCCTCGACAAGTAGCAATGTATCTTTCTCGCGAGTTAACTGATTTCTCTTTACCTAAAATTGGAGAAGAGTTTGGAGGACGCGATCACACGACTGTGATTCATGCGCATGAGAAAATTTCGAGAATGCTTAAAGATGATCTAAACTTACAAGATGATGTAAAACAAATAAAGTCTATTTTAGGACGATAAAAGAAGTTGTGGATAAGTTGTATTGTTATCATTTAGTTTAACCACAACTTATCCACATGTGGATACTTTAGCGTAAGTAGGGGAAAATGATGTTATCAACAAATCCACAGCCCCTATTACTATATCTATTAATCTTTTAATAAATAATAATTATATAAGTGAGGTAGGAAAATGAAATTCAATATAACAAGAGATAGTTTGTTAGAGGGATTGAATGATGTAATGAAAGCGGTAAGTTCTAAAACAACTGTTCCGATATTAACTGGATTAAAATTAGAGGTTATAAATTCAGGCCTTTATATTACTGGTAGTGATTCTGATATCACAATTCAAACATTTATCCCTACAGAAAAAAATGGAGAACAAATTATTAAAATTACGGAAACAGGTTCTATAGTTTTACAAGCAAAAGTATTTAGTGAGATTGTACGTAAGTTGCCTACAAATGATGTAGAGATTGAAGTTACTAACCAGTTTCAAACACATATTCGCTCAGGAAAATCTGAATTTAGTCTAATAGGATTAGATGCCACCGAATATCCGTTACTTCCGCAAATTGAAGAAAATCGTCAATTTTTTATGCCTTCAGACTTATTAAAATCAATTATTAAAGAAACTGTATTTGCTGTATCTACCTCAGAAAGCCGCCCTGTCCTCACTGGAGTAAACTGGCAGATTAAAAATGGTGAACTTCATTGTGTAGCAACAGATAGTCATCGATTAGCCAGTAGAAAAACTAGCGTAAAAGAATTACCGGAAGAAGAATATACTGTTGTAATTCCAGGGAAGAGCTTAAACGAATTAAATAAAATATTAGAAGAAACATCTTCTGAAGTTGCTATTGTAATGACCCAACAACAAATACTATTTAAAACAGAAGATGTATTATTTTATTCTAGATTATTAGAAGGTAACTATCCGGATACATCTCGATTAATCCCAAGTGAATATAAAACAACAATTTTAGTAAACGGAAAGTCGTTACTACAAGCAATAGATCGTGCCTCATTACTAGCAAGAGAAGAAAGAAATAATGTCGTTCGTTTCTCAACGATTGGAGAGGGATTTGTTGAAGTATCCTCAAATTCTCCAGAAATAGGTAATGTAGAAGAGCAAATCTTGGCAGAGTCTATCGAAGGAGAAGAGTTAAAAATCTCCTTTAGTGCAAAGTATATGATGGATGCACTAAAAGCTATTGATGGACAAGATATAAAAATATTATTTTCCGGAACTATGAGACCCTTTGTTTTGAAGTCAGTACATGATGACTCCATTTTGCAACTAATTTTGCCAGTAAGAACATATTAATTTTAAGATAGTCACTTCGGTGACTATCTTTTTTTACTTATTTGATTATTTAGAGTAAAATGAAGGGATAATGAAAATGAGAAGAGGTTGAATTATTTTTGGAAAATATTCGATTTGACACGGAATTTATCACACTTGGTCAGTTATTAAAAATGACAGATGTAATAAGTTCTGGTGGGATGGCTAAATGGTTTTTAAGTGAAAATAGTGTTTATGTGAATGGTGAAATAGATCAGCGAAGAGGCCGAAAGCTTCGGAATAAGGATATAGTGAATATTCCTGGTGTAGGAATATTCCAATTGATTGGACCAGAGAACGGGGATTGACATGTATATCGAACGATTAGAACTAAAAGATTACCGTAATTATGATTCTATTCAATTGGATTTTTCCTCTAAAATTAATGTCTTTATCGGAGAAAATGCGCAAGGAAAAACAAATTTAATGGAATCACTATATGTTTTATCTATGGCGAAGTCACACAGAACAGCTAATGATAAAGAATTGATACGTTGGGATGCAGACTATGGTAAAATAAAAGGTGATATTCAAAAGAAATATGGTCGTTTGCCTTTAGAATTGATATTGTCAAAAAAAGGTAAAAAAGCAAAAGTTAATCACCTCGAGCAAACAAAGCTTAGTTATTATATTGGACAGTTGAATGTAGTGATGTTTGCACCAGAAGATTTATATTTAGTAAAAGGAAGTCCACAAGTTAGAAGACGGTTTCTTGACATGGAGATCGGTCAAATTTCCCCTGTTTATTTACATGATTTACTTCATTTCCAAAAAGTATTAAAACAACGAAATCATATTCTAAAACAGCATCAAGGGAAATCATTATTAAACGACGTCATGTTTGATGTATATACAGAACAATATATAGATGCTGCTGTAAAGGTTATTCAAAAAAGATTTCAATTCATGGACTTATTACAAAAGTGGGCAGAGCCAATTCATTTTGGTATTTCTAGAGGTCTAGAAAAGTTGACAGTATCCTATCATACAGCTTCTGGCATAAAAGCAGATTGGTCGGAAAATGAAATGAAAGAACATCTAGAAAAAAGATTATTTGAAAGTCAAAAAAGAGAACTTGATAGAGGTGTAACCTTAACAGGTCCTCACAGAGATGATCTCCAATTTTTTGTGAATAATTATGATGTTCAAACATTCGGATCCCAAGGACAACAGCGTACAACGGCATTATCTTTAAAACTTGCTGAGATAGAGCTTATAAAACAGGAGGTAGGTGAAGCTCCTGTTTTATTACTGGATGACGTTTTGTCAGAACTTGATGATTATAGACAGTCTCATTTGTTAAATACCATTCAAGGGGATGTACAAACCTTTGTCACTACTACAAGTGTAGATGGTCTTGCACATGAAACTATTCAACAGGCTCAAATGTTTCATGTGGAACAAGGGGCAGTTGTGATAAAACAATAAATTTCTAATATATTAAAATAGATTAGTTTCACCATTATTGAAGTGATGAAAGAGTGGGTGAGCAAGTTGGCAATGGAAGAAAAAGAATTAGAATCCTCTTATGATGCTGAACAGATACAAGTTTTAGAGGGATTAGAAGCTGTAAGAAAACGTCCAGGGATGTATATTGGTACTACCAGTTCAAAAGGACTCCACCATTTGGTGTGGGAAATAGTCGATAATAGTATTGATGAAGCGCTTGCAGGCTATTGCGATCATATTATCGTCACAATTGAAAAAGACAATTGGATCCGAGTAGAAGATAATGGACGTGGAATCCCTGTAAGTAATCAAGAAAAAATGGGAAAACCAGCAGTTGAAGTAATCATGACCGTTCTCCATGCTGGAGGTAAATTTGGCGGTGGAGGCTATAAAGTCTCCGGTGGACTTCACGGAGTTGGTGCATCTGTTGTAAATGCCCTTTCCGAGTTTACAGAAGTATATGTTAAACGTGATGGAAAAATTCATAGTATTAAATTTGAACGAGGAGATGTTAGTTCTCCATTAGCTGTTGTTGGTGATTCAGATGAAACTGGAACATTAACAAGATTTAAAGCAGACTTTGAAATTTTCACTGAAACTACTGTATATGAATTTGATCTCTTATCCCATCGTGTACGTGAACTGGCTTATCTAAATCGCGGTTTGTCTATTACAATTGCGGATGAACGAGAAGGACAAGAAAAATCTTTTAAATATTATTATGAAGGCGGAATAAAATCTTACGTGGAGGATCTTAATAAATCTAAAGAGCCAATTACGGAAGAAGCAATATTTGTAGAAGGCGAAAAAGATGGTATTTCCATTGAAATTGCTATGCAATATAATGCCGGATATTCGTCTAATATATTATCTTTTGCGAATAATATTAATACGTATGAGGGTGGAACACATGAGTCAGGTTTCAAAATGGCACTCACTCGTGTTATTAATGACTACGCTAGAAAAAATGGTCTCTTAAAAGATGCGGATACTAATCTATCGGGGGACGATGTAAGGGAAGGTTTAACAGCAATCGTCTCCGTTAAACACCCTGATCCCCAATTTGAAGGACAAACGAAGACAAAACTAGGTAATTCAGAAGTGAGTACTATTACCAATAGTTTATTTGCAGAAGGTTTTGATCGTTTTTTATTAGAAAATCCCCAAGTTGCCCGAAAAGTTGTAGACAAAGGCCTAATGGCTGCAAGAGCTCGTCTCGCTGCAAAAAAAGCTCGTGAATTTACTCGTAGAAAGTCAGCTTTAGAAGTTTCAAGTCTTCCTGGCAAACTGGCAGATTGTTCTTCGCGTGTACCTGCAGAAAGCGAATTGTATATCGTAGAAGGTGACTCTGCTGGTGGTTCGGCAAAATCAGGACGAGATCGTCACTTCCAAGCAATATTACCTTTGCGTGGGAAAATTTTAAACGTGGAAAAAGCACGTTTAGATAGAATTCTTGGAAACGCTGAAATACGTGCCATGATTACAGCTCTTGGTACCGGTATTGGAGAAGAATTTACTTTAGAAAAAGCTCGTTACCATAAAATAATCATAATGACTGATGCCGATGTTGACGGTGCACATATTAGAACTTTATTACTTACATTCTTCTTTCGATTCATGAGACCATTAATCGAAGCTGGCTATGTGTATGCTGCACAACCACCGTTATATCAAGTGAAACAAGGGAAACATGTAGAATATTGCTATAATGACGAACAACTAAAAGAAATTATAGATCGTTTACCGAAAACTTCAAAACCTAATATTCAACGATATAAAGGGCTCGGTGAAATGGATGCAACGCAACTATGGGATACAACAATGGACCCCGACGTTCGCACATTACTTCAAATAAACTTAGACAATGCTATGGAGGCTGATGCTGTATTTGAACAGTTAATGGGTGAAGATGTAGAGCCTAGACGTCTATTTATCGAAGAAAATGCAGTATACGTTAAAAATTTAGATATTTAAGTAAGTGTGTGACTGGAGGTATTGAGAATGTCGGAAATTCCAAATAAAGGCGTTAGAGGCATTAATATTAGTCAAGAAATGAAAACATCTTTCCTTGACTATGCAATGAGCGTAATTGTATCCCGTGCATTACCAGATGTTCGTGATGGTTTAAAACCCGTTCATCGTCGAATCTTATATGGTATGCAAGAATTGGGGAATACACCGGATAAACCTCATAAAAAATCTGCTCGTATTGTTGGAGACGTTATGGGGAAGTATCATCCACATGGTGACTCTTCCATTTATGAAGCAATGGTTCGTATGGCACAAGATTTTAGTTATCGTTATATGTTGGTGGATGGTCATGGTAACTTTGGTTCTGTAGATGGTGACGGAGCAGCTGCTATGCGTTATACAGAATCTCGTATGTCTAAAATTGCTTTAGAATTATTACGGGACATCAATAAAAATACCATTGATTATAAAGATAACTACGATGGACAAGAAAAAGAACCCGTTGTTTTACCTAGTAGATATCCAAACTTACTGGTAAATGGTGCTTCGGGTATTGCTGTAGGGATGGCAACAAATATTCCTTCTCATAATTTAGGTGAAGTAATTGATGGAGTATTAGCTTTATCTGAAAATCCTGCAATTACAATTGAAGAGTTAATGACCATAATCCCTGGTCCTGACTTTCCTACTGCGGGTATTATCTTAGGTAGAAGCGGCATTCGTCGTGCATATGAAACTGGTAGAGGTTCTATATTAATTCGAGCAAAAGTTGAAATAGAGCTAAAAGCTAGTGGTAAAGAAGTAATTATTGTTACTGAATTACCTTATCAAGTAAACAAAGCACGTTTAATCGAGAAGATTGCAGAATTAGTTCGTGATAAAAAAATTGATGGTATTACCCATTTAGCAGATGAATCTGACCGAAATGGAATGCGAATTGTAATTGAAGTTAGAAAAGATGCTAATTCACATGTTTTACTTAACAATTTATATAAACAAACTGCATTACAATCTAGCTTTGGAGTCAATATGCTCGCACTTGTTGATAATCAACCTAAAGTATTGAACATAAAAGAAATGCTTTACCATTATCTAGAGCATCAAAAAGTAATTATTCGTCGTCGCACTCAATTTGAGCTAAATAAAGCAGAAGATCGTGCTCATATTTTAGAGGGCTTACGAATTGCTTTAGATCATATAGATGAAATTATTACATTAATCAGAGCTTCTCAAACCGGCGAAGAAGCAAAAAATGGTTTGATGGAGAAATTCAATTTGTCTGAACGTCAAGCCCAAGCAATTTTAGATATGCGTTTGCAGCGTTTAACAGGGTTAGAACGTGATAAAATTGAAGACGAATATAGTGCACTTGTAAAACTAATAGATGAATTGAAATTTATTTTAGCCAATGACTATAGAATACTTGAGATAATAAGAGAAGAGATTACAGAAATTAAAGATCGTTATAGTGATAAGCGAAGAACAGAAATTGTTGCTGGTGGAGCAGAAGTGTTAGAAGATGAAGACTTAATTCCAGTGGAAAACTCTGTCCTTACTTTAACCAATAAAGGTTACATTAAACGTTTACCTGCAAATACGTATAAGAGCCAAAAACGTGGAGGTCGTGGTGTCCAAGGAATGGGAACGAACGAAAATGACTTCGTAGAACATTTATTGTATACATCAACACATGACACTATATTGTTTTTTACAAACAAAGGAAAAGTGTATCGTGCAAGAGGATTCGAAGTTCCGGAATATGGCCGTACAGCGAAAGGCTTGCCACTTGTTAACTTGCTAGGTATTGAAAAAGATGAACAAGTTACCGCAATGATACCAATGGCTTCTTTCGAAGAAGATAACTATTTCATATTCACTACAAAACAAGGTGTAACGAAGCGCTCTCCTGTATCTGGTTTTGCTCATATTCGAGCAAATGGATTAATAGCCATCTCTTTACGTGAAGACGATGAACTTATTGCAGTACGCTTAACAGATGGAAGTAAACAAATCATTATTGGGACACGTCAAGGAAAATTAGTCCGATTTGAAGAAACAGATATCCGCTCTATGGGTAGAACAGCTGGTGGGGTTAGAGGCATTCGTTTAAAAGATGACGATTATGTAGTTGGTATGGAAATTATCGAACCTGAACAAGAAATTTTAGTTGTAACAGAAAATGGTTACGGCAAACGAACACCAGAAATAGAATACCGCTTACAGAGTCGTGGTGGAATGGGTGTAAAAACTTGCCAAATTACCGATAAAAACGGTCCTTTATCTGCAGTTAAGGCAGTTGATGGAACTGAGGATCTAATGTTAATTACGATAAACGGTATGCTTATTCGTATGGATGTAAATGATATATCAATAACTGGTAGAAGCACACAAGGTGTCCGATTAATGAGATTATCGGATGACGAGTTAATTGCTACTGTTGCAAAAGTAGAAAAAGTAGAAAAAGAAGACGAAGAAGAAGAAGAAGAAGTAGTAAATGAAATTTCTTCTAATGAAATAAATGGGTCTATAATAGAAAATACAGAAGAATAAATGAAAAAACTCTTAGACAATATTTTTGTCTAAGAGTTTTTTTTTGCATATTTAAATAATGAATATTTGGTATAATTAAGAAAAATTAGAGAGAAGGGGGAAATATATTGGAATATACATTAGAGAATTTAGACGAGTTAAAATTAGGAAGTATGATTGCGGAAGATATTTTGGTTAACACGCAATCTCCTATTATACGAAAAGACACGAAAGTATCAAGAGAGCATATTCAAGTATTACGTGCTTTTAATATAAACAAAGTACCAATAGTAATTGATAACCAATTTAGTAGATCTGACGAAGAAATAATAAGCAAATTAAACAACAAAAAAGTAAATAAAATAATAAAAGAAACTCTACCAGAAATGAAAGTGGAATTTATCAATTTATATAATGATGGAGTGAATAATTTTCAAAAGGAATTTAATACTTGGGAATCGGGGATGAAAGTTGATGTAGCAAAGTTACGAAATATATTAATACCTATAATAGAAAGTGCATTGGAAGAAAGACAAATCTTTTTCCATTTGAATGACTACTCTTCTATAGAACAGTATATTGCTCATCATTCCATAGCAGTTGGAATACTTTCTGGTGCCATCGCTAAAAAAATGGGATACTCAGTTGGACAAACTATTCAAATTGCAACTGCAGGCTTAATGGCTGATATTGGAATGGCAAAAGTAGATAAAAAAATTAGAGAAAAAAAGGCGTATTTAACGGAAGCAGACTTTTCCGAGATTAAGAAACATACGATTCACAGTTTTCAAATGGTTAAAGACAGTCCTTTACTAAAGCCTGAGATGAAAATTGCTATTTTCCAACATCACGAAAGATTAGATGGTAGTGGTTATCCAAAAGGTGAAAAGTTGGATAGTATTTCCACGCTTTCTCAAATAATTGCTGTAGCGGATGTTTATCATGCTATGACATCAGAACGAATATATCGCGCAAAAACTTCATCTTTTAAAGTATTGGAAATGATTAAAGAAGAAGAGTTCGGTAAATATAATATTGAGGTCGTAAATGCTTTGATTTCATTAGTAGGTGCTCTACCTATTTCTACACCAGTTCTTTTATCTACAGGGGAAAAAGGAGAAATAGTTTTCATGCATAGAGATTTGCCATTTCGACCTATGATTAGATTAACTGAATCTGGCCAAATAATTGATTTGGCAGCCAATAGAACTGTTCATATAGAGACAATTATGTAACTAATTTATGTTGCTCTTTCCTAATTTTATTCAGAAGGGAAAGGGCTTTTTATTTAATTTCAATAAAGTGTTGACATAGATGTTTATTCTTGATATTATATAGAAGTCGCCAAAACAAGTCGACAACATGAACATTGAAAACTGAACATGCAAAACGTTAAGAAATATAGCTTGAAAGACTGACTTCGGTTAGTTTGATGGCAAAACAATTTGGACATCATTTAATGATGATGCCAGCAAAACAAAATGAGCTTTTTAAGTTCTCTATTATGGAGAGTTTGATCCTGGCTCAGGACGAACGCTGGCGGCATGCCTAATACATGCAAGTCGAGCGAATGACGAAGAAGCTTGCTTCTTCTGATTTAGCGGCGGACGGGTGAGTAACACGTGGGCAACCTGCCCTGTAGATTGGGATAACTCCGGGAAACCGGGGCTAATACCGAATAATCCATTTCCTCACATGGGGAAATGTTAAAAGACGGTTTCGGCTGTCACTACAGGATGGGCCCGCGGCGCATTAGCTAGTTGGTGAGGTAACGGCTCACCAAGGCGACGATGCGTAGCCGACCTGAGAGGGTGATCGGCCACACTGGGACTGAGACACGGCCCAGACTCCTACGGGAGGCAGCAGTAGGGAATCTTCCACAATGGACGAAAGTCTGATGGAGCAATGCCGCGTGAGTGAAGAAGGTTTTCGGATCGTAAAACTCTGTTGTGAGGGAAGAACAAGTACGAGAGTAACTGCTCGTACCTTGACGGTACCTCATTAGAAAGCCACGGCTAACTACGTGCCAGCAGCCGCGGTAATACGTAGGTGGCAAGCGTTGTCCGGAATTATTGGGCGTAAAGCGCGCGCAGGCGGTCCTTTAAGTCTGATGTGAAATCCCACGGCTCAACCGTGGAAGGTCATTGGAAACTGGGGGACTTGAGTACAGAAGAGGAAAGCGGAATTCCAAGTGTAGCGGTGAAATGCGTAGAGATTTGGAGGAACACCAGTGGCGAAGGCGGCTTTCTGGTCTGTAACTGACGCTGAGGCGCGAAAGCGTGGGGAGCAAACAGGATTAGATACCCTGGTAGTCCACGCCGTAAACGATGAGTGCTAAGTGTTAGGGGGTTTCCGCCCCTTAGTGCTGCAGCTAACGCATTAAGCACTCCGCCTGGGGAGTACGGTCGCAAGACTGAAACTCAAAGGAATTGACGGGGGCCCGCACAAGCGGTGGAGCATGTGGTTTAATTCGAAGCAACGCGAAGAACCTTACCAGGTCTTGACATCCCGTTGACCGTTCTAGAGATAGATCTTTCCCTTCGGGGACAGCGGTGACAGGTGGTGCATGGTTGTCGTCAGCTCGTGTCGTGAGATGTTGGGTTAAGTCCCGCAACGAGCGCAACCCTTGATCTTAGTTGCCAGCATTTAGTTGGGCACTCTAAGGTGACTGCCGGTGATAAACCGGAGGAAGGTGGGGATGACGTCAAATCATCATGCCCCTTATGACCTGGGCTACACACGTGCTACAATGGACGGTACAGAGGGTCGCAACCCCGCGAGGGTGAGCTAATCCCATAAAACCGTTCTCAGTTCGGATTGTAGGCTGCAACTCGCCTACATGAAGCCGGAATCGCTAGTAATCGTGGATCAGCATGCCACGGTGAATACGTTCCCGGGCCTTGTACACACCGCCCGTCACACCACGAGAGTTTGTAACACCCGAAGTCGGTGGGGTAACCCTTACGGGAGCCAGCCGCCGAAGGTGGGACAGATGATTGGGGTGAAGTCGTAACAAGGTAGCCGTATCGGAAGGTGCGGCTGGATCACCTCCTTTCTAAGGATAATATCGGAATACAGATTTTTATCTGTATCTTAACGTTTTGCAGTTCAGTTTTGAATGTTCATTTTTATGAGCATTTGAAAACTTGTTCTTTGAAAACTGGATAAAAAGACATTGAAAGAAACAAATTCAAGAAATTCAATTTGTAATCACTTTTGTGATTATATTTTGCGTAGTATTTTTAACTACTATAGGAAGTCCGTGTTTTCACGGAGGACCAAATTAGGTTAAGTTAATAAGGGCGCGCGGTGAATGCCTTGGCACTAGGAGCCGAAGAAGGACGGCACTAACACCGATATGCTTCGGGGAGCTGTAAGTGAGCTTTGATCCGGAGATTTCCGAATGGGGAAACCCACTGTTCGTAATGGAGCAGTACATTTACGTGAATACATAGCGTATCTGTGGCACACCCAGGGAACTGAAACATCTAAGTACCTGGAGGAAGAGAAAGAAAAATCGATTCCCTGAGTAGCGGCGAGCGAAACGGGAATAGCCCAAACCAAGAGGCTTGCCTCTTG
The nucleotide sequence above comes from Psychrobacillus glaciei. Encoded proteins:
- the dnaA gene encoding chromosomal replication initiator protein DnaA, yielding MEHLEELWAKVLSEVEKKTSKPSFETWLKSTKLLSYKGETVTIAAPNSFARDWLENHYVHLIAGILTELTGNELLISFVVPKNQGLDDFEVPSPKISSSNGDQPDFSPGMLNSKYTFDTFVIGSGNRFAHAASLAVAEAPAKAYNPLFVYGGVGLGKTHLMHAIGHYVQEHNPNAKVVYLSSEKFTNEFINSIRDNKTIEFRNKYRNIDVLLIDDIQFLAGKESTQEEFFHTFNALHEESKQIVISSDRPPKEIPTLEDRLRSRFEWGLITDIAPPDLETRTAILRKKARADGLDISDEVMAYIANQIDSNIRELEGALIRVVAYSSLVNKDINPDLAAEALKDILPNARPRIITILDIQKVVGEHFHIRLEDFTAKKRTKSIAFPRQVAMYLSRELTDFSLPKIGEEFGGRDHTTVIHAHEKISRMLKDDLNLQDDVKQIKSILGR
- the dnaN gene encoding DNA polymerase III subunit beta → MKFNITRDSLLEGLNDVMKAVSSKTTVPILTGLKLEVINSGLYITGSDSDITIQTFIPTEKNGEQIIKITETGSIVLQAKVFSEIVRKLPTNDVEIEVTNQFQTHIRSGKSEFSLIGLDATEYPLLPQIEENRQFFMPSDLLKSIIKETVFAVSTSESRPVLTGVNWQIKNGELHCVATDSHRLASRKTSVKELPEEEYTVVIPGKSLNELNKILEETSSEVAIVMTQQQILFKTEDVLFYSRLLEGNYPDTSRLIPSEYKTTILVNGKSLLQAIDRASLLAREERNNVVRFSTIGEGFVEVSSNSPEIGNVEEQILAESIEGEELKISFSAKYMMDALKAIDGQDIKILFSGTMRPFVLKSVHDDSILQLILPVRTY
- the yaaA gene encoding S4 domain-containing protein YaaA, producing the protein MENIRFDTEFITLGQLLKMTDVISSGGMAKWFLSENSVYVNGEIDQRRGRKLRNKDIVNIPGVGIFQLIGPENGD
- the recF gene encoding DNA replication/repair protein RecF (All proteins in this family for which functions are known are DNA-binding proteins that assist the filamentation of RecA onto DNA for the initiation of recombination or recombinational repair.) — encoded protein: MYIERLELKDYRNYDSIQLDFSSKINVFIGENAQGKTNLMESLYVLSMAKSHRTANDKELIRWDADYGKIKGDIQKKYGRLPLELILSKKGKKAKVNHLEQTKLSYYIGQLNVVMFAPEDLYLVKGSPQVRRRFLDMEIGQISPVYLHDLLHFQKVLKQRNHILKQHQGKSLLNDVMFDVYTEQYIDAAVKVIQKRFQFMDLLQKWAEPIHFGISRGLEKLTVSYHTASGIKADWSENEMKEHLEKRLFESQKRELDRGVTLTGPHRDDLQFFVNNYDVQTFGSQGQQRTTALSLKLAEIELIKQEVGEAPVLLLDDVLSELDDYRQSHLLNTIQGDVQTFVTTTSVDGLAHETIQQAQMFHVEQGAVVIKQ
- the gyrB gene encoding DNA topoisomerase (ATP-hydrolyzing) subunit B, translated to MEEKELESSYDAEQIQVLEGLEAVRKRPGMYIGTTSSKGLHHLVWEIVDNSIDEALAGYCDHIIVTIEKDNWIRVEDNGRGIPVSNQEKMGKPAVEVIMTVLHAGGKFGGGGYKVSGGLHGVGASVVNALSEFTEVYVKRDGKIHSIKFERGDVSSPLAVVGDSDETGTLTRFKADFEIFTETTVYEFDLLSHRVRELAYLNRGLSITIADEREGQEKSFKYYYEGGIKSYVEDLNKSKEPITEEAIFVEGEKDGISIEIAMQYNAGYSSNILSFANNINTYEGGTHESGFKMALTRVINDYARKNGLLKDADTNLSGDDVREGLTAIVSVKHPDPQFEGQTKTKLGNSEVSTITNSLFAEGFDRFLLENPQVARKVVDKGLMAARARLAAKKAREFTRRKSALEVSSLPGKLADCSSRVPAESELYIVEGDSAGGSAKSGRDRHFQAILPLRGKILNVEKARLDRILGNAEIRAMITALGTGIGEEFTLEKARYHKIIIMTDADVDGAHIRTLLLTFFFRFMRPLIEAGYVYAAQPPLYQVKQGKHVEYCYNDEQLKEIIDRLPKTSKPNIQRYKGLGEMDATQLWDTTMDPDVRTLLQINLDNAMEADAVFEQLMGEDVEPRRLFIEENAVYVKNLDI
- the gyrA gene encoding DNA gyrase subunit A; its protein translation is MSEIPNKGVRGINISQEMKTSFLDYAMSVIVSRALPDVRDGLKPVHRRILYGMQELGNTPDKPHKKSARIVGDVMGKYHPHGDSSIYEAMVRMAQDFSYRYMLVDGHGNFGSVDGDGAAAMRYTESRMSKIALELLRDINKNTIDYKDNYDGQEKEPVVLPSRYPNLLVNGASGIAVGMATNIPSHNLGEVIDGVLALSENPAITIEELMTIIPGPDFPTAGIILGRSGIRRAYETGRGSILIRAKVEIELKASGKEVIIVTELPYQVNKARLIEKIAELVRDKKIDGITHLADESDRNGMRIVIEVRKDANSHVLLNNLYKQTALQSSFGVNMLALVDNQPKVLNIKEMLYHYLEHQKVIIRRRTQFELNKAEDRAHILEGLRIALDHIDEIITLIRASQTGEEAKNGLMEKFNLSERQAQAILDMRLQRLTGLERDKIEDEYSALVKLIDELKFILANDYRILEIIREEITEIKDRYSDKRRTEIVAGGAEVLEDEDLIPVENSVLTLTNKGYIKRLPANTYKSQKRGGRGVQGMGTNENDFVEHLLYTSTHDTILFFTNKGKVYRARGFEVPEYGRTAKGLPLVNLLGIEKDEQVTAMIPMASFEEDNYFIFTTKQGVTKRSPVSGFAHIRANGLIAISLREDDELIAVRLTDGSKQIIIGTRQGKLVRFEETDIRSMGRTAGGVRGIRLKDDDYVVGMEIIEPEQEILVVTENGYGKRTPEIEYRLQSRGGMGVKTCQITDKNGPLSAVKAVDGTEDLMLITINGMLIRMDVNDISITGRSTQGVRLMRLSDDELIATVAKVEKVEKEDEEEEEEVVNEISSNEINGSIIENTEE
- a CDS encoding HD-GYP domain-containing protein — encoded protein: MEYTLENLDELKLGSMIAEDILVNTQSPIIRKDTKVSREHIQVLRAFNINKVPIVIDNQFSRSDEEIISKLNNKKVNKIIKETLPEMKVEFINLYNDGVNNFQKEFNTWESGMKVDVAKLRNILIPIIESALEERQIFFHLNDYSSIEQYIAHHSIAVGILSGAIAKKMGYSVGQTIQIATAGLMADIGMAKVDKKIREKKAYLTEADFSEIKKHTIHSFQMVKDSPLLKPEMKIAIFQHHERLDGSGYPKGEKLDSISTLSQIIAVADVYHAMTSERIYRAKTSSFKVLEMIKEEEFGKYNIEVVNALISLVGALPISTPVLLSTGEKGEIVFMHRDLPFRPMIRLTESGQIIDLAANRTVHIETIM